The Mesobacillus boroniphilus region CTTGGCTTCCCATGTAACGGGTTTTAAAGTCGGTAACCATAGAATGGAGATATACGGCACTTGTCCGGAATGCTCTGCGAAGGAAGTTCATTAAAACTAACTGCTGATGGCAAAAGCTATCAGTTTTCTTTTTTTGAAATTATTTTTCCCACATGTTCTGGTTCAACAAAGTTGCTAATAAAAAGAACTCGGCTTCAGCCGAGTTCTATTTTTGTTCTTTACGGTTGTATTGTTCGTCAAACTCCTTGCCTTCAAGAGATGCGTCAAGAGTTAACGGTTCGTTGCAATACATGCAAATATCCACCCGGCCGAGCATTTTGGTCTGTTTACCGCAGTTAGGACAGACGACCTGAACTGTTTTTGTCGATAACATTCCAATCCAAAAATAAACACCCGTGCTTGCAATAATGAAAAGCAATCCCAGGATCATGAAAATCGTCATGACCAATGGGGAGTTCCGAAAGAAAATACCTGCGTACATAACGATGAAGCCAATGAAAATCAAGCTCAACGCAAAGGTGCGGATTTTATTTATTTTACTAGAATATTTAGCCATTGGAATTTCCCTCCCTAAAATCTAACTATATCATACCATTTGCGGTAAGATAATCATAAAAAAGTCTAAGTCGATGTCGAAAATTGTCTAGAAGAA contains the following coding sequences:
- a CDS encoding YgzB family protein, which encodes MAKYSSKINKIRTFALSLIFIGFIVMYAGIFFRNSPLVMTIFMILGLLFIIASTGVYFWIGMLSTKTVQVVCPNCGKQTKMLGRVDICMYCNEPLTLDASLEGKEFDEQYNRKEQK